In Citrus sinensis cultivar Valencia sweet orange chromosome 2, DVS_A1.0, whole genome shotgun sequence, a single genomic region encodes these proteins:
- the LOC112497160 gene encoding protein NETWORKED 3A-like, with the protein MKAKRFFSFSVREETTGSMDNISSSSCSWSPDKLDSPLQSLWLRTTLSESEKKMKAMMTLLEEGEVMSVETDDIRNRRKPELIKMLEDFNRSYRALAEQCDKLRSKSHHLLHSGSSSTSSSSRKMGHPSNNQKRTVGGFDDPKFEASDTQSESAVEVPDVECNSANSHFEYLNRLADELMSSEPCKMTMNKETEIIDDKKEIEITEFPNKEEMKMNGSEGQATIGEFETGGPGRKNTWHELKFQLTKLMEESLRQQAELLKRNDEKRKIIDKLRAHIECLRNQNRALQSDLRFSKVEVKSNQTSRLSGLSFNKFFKVGCS; encoded by the exons ATGAAGGCCAAGAGATTCTTCTCATTTTCCGTTCGTGAAGAGACCACCGGCTCAATGGACAACATCTCGTCTTCTTCTTGCTCATGGAGTCCAGATAAACTTGACAGCCCTCTCCAGTCTCTATGGCTTCGGACAACTCTCTCAG AGTCAGAAAAGAAGATGAAGGCCATGATGACCCTTTTGGAAGAAGGGGAAGTCATGTCAGTTGAAACAGATGATATCCGTAACAGAAGGAAACCAGAGCTCATAAAAATGCTAGAAGATTTCAACAGATCTTACCGTGCTCTAGCAGAACAATGTGACAAGCTGAGGTCCAAATCACATCATTTGCTTCATTCAGGATCTTCTTCTACATCCTCTTCCTCCAGAAAAATGGGGCACCCAAGcaacaaccaaaaaagaaCTGTAGGAGGCTTTGATGACCCTAAATTCGAGGCATCTGATACTCAGTCTGAATCTGCTGTTGAAGTTCCTGATGTTGAATGTAATAGTGCTAATTCTCACTTTGAATACCTGAACAGACTAGCAGATGAATTGATGTCAAGTGAACCATGCAAGATGACTATGAATAAAGAAACTGAAATCATAGATGACAAAAAGGAAATAGAAATCACAGAATTTCCCAACAAAGAAGAGATGAAGATGAATGGCTCTGAAGGCCAGGCTACAATTGGAGAGTTTGAAACAGGTGGTCCTGGGCGGAAGAATACATGGCATGAGCTAAAATTTCAACTTACAAAACTAATGGAGGAGAGTCTGCGGCAGCAAGCCGAGCTGTTAAAGAGGAAtgatgaaaagagaaaaatcatcGATAAACTCAGGGCACACATAGAATGCTTAAGAAATCAGAACAGAGCCCTCCAGAGTGATCTCAGATTCTCGAAAGTTGAGGTGAAAAGCAATCAGACTTCACGATTAAGTGGACTAAGCTTCAATAAGTTCTTCAAAGTTGGTTGTTCATGA
- the LOC102619451 gene encoding uncharacterized protein LOC102619451, with translation MASTVSGSSAILLTVIFFLNLHFLCSISEPVISASPAILPYVNAPDMSSFFPSPTSQNSEAFAPAPSSGEFIGKSSSCAAKSDGGLAIIAVRICTVFVMILALC, from the coding sequence ATGGCTTCTACTGTCTCCGGGTCATCTGCTATTCTCCTCACTGTCATCTTCTTTCTTAATCTGCATTTCCTATGTTCAATCAGTGAGCCCGTAATCTCGGCTTCTCCTGCTATTTTGCCGTACGTGAATGCTCCAGATATGTCATCATTCTTCCCTTCTCCGACTTCCCAAAATTCAGAGGCATTTGCACCGGCTCCTAGCTCGGGCGAGTTTATCGGAAAGAGTTCCTCCTGTGCCGCTAAGTCTGATGGTGGCCTTGCAATTATTGCTGTGAGAATTTGTACTGTGTTTGTTATGATTTTAGCTCTCTGTTGA
- the LOC102619763 gene encoding uncharacterized protein LOC102619763: MGSNQSVQVLDEDSEEEEDEEEEDDNDNHNTTELLDNQLVKKVLEQEPEMLPCHASASPLSPQLSSLGTPRLGPSIKVWDPYNVLAPPLTPPASVLSRGSLADEDRNVTEVFLVSHGECELNLRPDLVGGRCHVAKLTANGKRQARALAVLLHSQGVRFNAVYSSPLDRARSMALSVCQEMNFAEEQIQSLDALLEMSLGHWEGCLRSEIYTPELLSLIERYQPDFAPPSGESLRQVEFRMVQFLNDTVLGLADKLRADFSAHHQNESQGFLHNSHSLTNSVHDRDGSSLPAPHWDLLHRHRQGLTRKKSGKSRLQFVTTTGDHEVEDEMSPRDSNPQSDLHDLSVRSSSSSMNIMTSCVGVFTHAVPIKCLLTGLLGCSPVMAHKICIEDSSVTVLQHSWRTGWQIKRLNDTAHLRLL, from the exons atgggatCCAATCAGTCCGTCCAAGTACTTGACGAAGATagcgaagaagaagaagacgaagAGGAAGAAGACGACAATGACAATCATAACACTACCGAATTACTAGACAATCAATTAGTGAAGAAAGTTCTAGAACAGGAACCCGAAATGTTGCCCTGCCACGCGTCCGCATCTCCCTTGTCCCCCCAGCTCTCCTCCCTGGGAACTCCGCGGCTGGGGCCGTCGATCAAGGTGTGGGACCCGTACAATGTCTTGGCGCCTCCTCTGACTCCACCCGCCTCAGTTCTGTCGCGGGGTTCGTTGGCGGACGAGGATCGGAATGTGACGGAGGTGTTTTTGGTCAGTCACGGGGAGTGTGAGTTGAATTTGAGACCGGATTTGGTCGGTGGGAGATGCCACGTGGCGAAACTGACGGCTAATGGGAAGAGGCAAGCTAGGGCATTGGCTGTTTTGTTGCATTCTCAAGGGGTTAGGTTTAATGCCGTTTATTCTTCGCCGTTGGATCGGGCTAGATCCATGGCGCTATCTGTTTGTCAG GAAATGAATTTTGCAGAGGAGCAGATACAATCATTGGATGCACTTTTGGAGATGAGTCTGGGTCATTGGGAGGGATGCCTCAGATCAGAAATATACACGCCTGAACTTTTGAGCTTAATTGAAAGATACCAGCCTGATTTTGCTCCACCATCAGGAGAATCACTCAGGCAAGTAGAATTTCGGATGGTTCAATTCTTGAATGATACTGTCCTGGGACTTGCCGATAAATTGAGAGCAGATTTTTCTGCACATCATCAGAATGAGAGCCAAGGGTTCTTGCACAATTCTCATTCTCTAACTAACTCGGTTCATGACCGGGATGGGTCTTCTCTCCCTGCACCCCACTGGGACTTACTGCACAGGCATCGACAAGGTCTCACGAGGAAGAAGTCTGGTAAAAGTCGGTTACAGTTTGTGACAACTACTGGTGATCACGAGGTTGAAGATGAGATGTCTCCTCGGGATTCAAACCCTCAGAGTGACCTCCACGATCTAAGTGTCAGAAGCTCATCTTCTTCTATGAATATTATGACCTCATGTGTTGGTGTTTTTACTCATGCAGTGCCTATTAAGTGTCTGTTAACGGGCCTTCTAGGCTGCAGTCCAGTAATGGCACATAAGATCTGCATAGAAGATTCTTCAGTGACGGTATTACAGCATTCATGGAGAACAGGTTGGCAGATAAAAAGGTTAAATGACACTGCACATCTGAGGCTTCTCTAA
- the LOC102619167 gene encoding pentatricopeptide repeat-containing protein At3g26782, mitochondrial has protein sequence MKLSKSSSVSSVVSNVDKHSTNTNLTTLFNKYVDKNNVFSWNSVIADLARGGDSVEALRAFSSMRKLSLTPTRSTFPCAIKSCSALHDLHSGKQAHQQAFIFGFHRDVFVSSALIDMYSKCGELSDARKLFDEIPQRIRNIVSWTSMLTGYVQNDNAREALLLFKEFLLEESECGGASENSDNVFVDSVAIASVLSACSRVTVNGVTEGAHGFVIKRGFDSEVGVGNTLIDAYARGGHVDVSRKVFDGMIEKDAVTWNSIIAIYAQNGLAAEALDVFDQMVKSTDVKCNAVTLSAVLLAIAHLGVLRLGKCIHDQVIKMDLEESVIVGTSIIDMYCKCGQVDLARKAFNQMKEKNVRSWTAMIAGYGMHCRAREALDLFYKMIKAGVRPNYITFVSVLSACSHAGLVQEGWHWFNTMSHEFNIEPGVEHYGCMVDLLGRAGKLKEAYNLIEGMKVKPDFVVWGSLLGACRIHKNLDLGEIAAKKLFELEPNNCGYHVLLSNIYANAGRWEDVERTRSLMKNRRLAKTPGFSLVELRGKVHAFLVGDKEHPQHEKIYEYLEELNVKLQEVGYVTDMTSVIHDVDQEEKEMTLRIHSEKLAVAFAIMNSVPGSTIRIIKNLRVCGDCHTVIRLISKVVDREIVVRDSKRFHYFKDGLCSCGDYW, from the exons ATGAAGCTTTCGAAGTCTAGTTCCGTTTCAAGCGTAGTCTCTAACGTCGACAAGCACTCAACAAACACAAATCTAACAACGTTGTTCAACAAGTACGTAGACAAGAACAATGTCTTTTCTTGGAACTCGGTCATTGCCGATTTGGCTCGAGGCGGCGACTCAGTGGAAGCCCTTCGCGCATTTTCTTCAATGCGCAAGCTCTCTCTTACGCCAACCCGCTCAACTTTCCCGTGTGCTATCAAATCTTGCTCTGCTTTGCACGACCTTCACTCGGGCAAACAAGCCCACCAACAAGCTTTCATCTTCGGCTTTCACCGAGACGTCTTCGTCTCGTCAGCTCTTATCGATATGTACTCGAAATGCGGCGAGTTAAGCGATGCTAGAAAACTATTCGATGAAATTCCACAGAGAATTAGAAATATTGTTTCGTGGACGTCGATGCTTACTGGGTATGTCCAAAACGACAATGCCCGCGAAGCTTTATTGCTTTTTAAGGAGTTCTTACTTGAGGAGAGTGAATGTGGAGGGGCAAGTGAAAACAGTGACAATGTTTTTGTTGATTCAGTTGCTATTGCTTCTGTTTTATCAGCTTGTTCTCGTGTTACAGTTAATGGAGTGACTGAAGGTGCTCATGGGTTTGTTATAAAGAGAGGATTTGATAGTGAAGTGGGTGTTGGCAATACTTTGATAGATGCATATGCAAGGGGTGGCCACGTGGATGTGTCTAGGAAAGTGTTTGATGGAATGATTGAGAAGGACGCAGTTACTTGGAATTCAATTATTGCTATTTATGCACAAAATGGATTGGCTGCTGAGGCTCTGGATGTTTTCGATCAAATGGTAAAGAGTACTGATGTTAAATGCAATGCTGTTACATTGTCTGCTGTTTTGTTAGCCATTGCACATTTAGGAGTCTTGCGTTTGGGCAAGTGTATACATGATCAG GTTATAAAGATGGATTTGGAGGAGAGTGTGATTGTGGGCACTTCTATTATTGACATGTATTGCAAATGCGGGCAAGTGGATCTAGCAAGGAAGGCATTTAATCAGATGAAGGAAAAGAATGTCAGGTCATGGACTGCTATGATTGCTGGTTATGGAATGCATTGTCGTGCCAGAGAAGCTCTGGATCTATTTTATAAGATGATAAAAGCTGGTGTAAGACCAAATTATATTACTTTTGTGTCGGTTCTATCTGCTTGCAGCCATGCTGGTCTTGTACAAGAAGGTTGGCACTGGTTTAATACTATGAGTCATGAGTTTAATATAGAACCTGGGGTTGAGCATTATGGCTGTATGGTTGATCTTCTTGGGCGAGCTGGTAAACTCAAGGAGGCTTATAACTTAATTGAAGGGATGAAGGTGAAACCTGATTTTGTAGTCTGGGGTTCACTTCTGGGGGCTTGTAGGATTCATAAGAATTTAGACCTCGGGGAGATTGCTGCAAAGAAATTGTTTGAATTAGAGCCAAATAATTGTGGGTACCATGTGTTACTCTCTAACATATATGCCAATGCTGGAAGATGGGAAGACGTTGAGAGGACGAGATCACTTATGAAGAATCGTAGACTAGCTAAAACACCTGGATTCAGTTTAGTTGAACTGAGAGGTAAGGTTCATGCATTCTTGGTTGGAGATAAAGAACATCCTCAACATGAGAAGATCTATGAGTATTTGGAGGAACTAAATGTGAAGTTGCAAGAAGTTGGCTATGTAACCGATATGACATCAGTAATTCATGATGTCGatcaggaagagaaggaaatgACGTTGCGAATACATAGTGAAAAGCTGGCTGTTGCTTTCGCAATTATGAACTCGGTTCCTGGAAGTACAATTCGGATCATTAAGAATCTGAGGGTATGTGGTGACTGTCATACGGTAATCAGATTGATCTCGAAGGTTGTTGATCGTGAAATTGTGGTTAGAGATTCTAAgagatttcattatttcaagGATGGTCTGTGCTCATGTGGAGATTATTGGTGA